A single genomic interval of Novosphingobium ginsenosidimutans harbors:
- a CDS encoding dihydrolipoamide acetyltransferase family protein: MGKFTFRLPDIGEGIAEAEIVTWHVKVGDRIEEDGKIADVMTDKATVEMESPVSGVVLEVAGAEGDMIAIGSPLVVIETDGEGEADEPAPAAKAEAAPVAAAVQAPVVEASLVPPPPPAPAPAPVVEQPAAHAAKVLASPAVRARAANLGIDLAQVKPAEDGRIRHSDLDAFLAYNAAGGFRAAGAKRADQQVKVIGLRRRISENMAASKRNIPHFSYVEECDATALEEMRAQLNLARGNRPKLTLLPLLITALCRALPDFPMLNARFDDEAGVVTRFGSVHLGMATQTDGGLMVPVIRDAQDMNLWQLAAEIARLAEAARNGTAKSEELSGSTITLTSLGPLGGVAHTPVINRPEVAIIGPNRIIERPMFVPDGMGGERIEKRKLMNLSISCDHRVVDGWDAASFVQAIKRLIESPVLLLAD, encoded by the coding sequence ATGGGCAAGTTCACGTTCCGCCTCCCCGACATTGGCGAAGGCATAGCCGAGGCCGAGATCGTCACCTGGCACGTCAAGGTGGGTGACCGGATCGAGGAAGACGGCAAGATCGCTGACGTCATGACCGACAAGGCCACGGTCGAGATGGAAAGCCCGGTCTCAGGCGTGGTTCTGGAAGTGGCCGGGGCCGAGGGTGACATGATCGCGATCGGCTCGCCGCTGGTGGTGATCGAAACCGATGGTGAAGGGGAGGCCGATGAGCCTGCTCCTGCGGCCAAGGCAGAGGCCGCGCCCGTTGCAGCTGCCGTTCAAGCGCCAGTTGTCGAAGCCTCGCTGGTTCCGCCGCCGCCACCAGCGCCAGCACCAGCGCCTGTTGTGGAGCAGCCTGCGGCGCATGCCGCAAAGGTCCTCGCCAGCCCGGCCGTCCGCGCCCGTGCCGCCAATCTGGGGATCGATTTGGCCCAGGTGAAGCCAGCTGAGGACGGCCGCATTCGCCACTCCGATCTCGACGCATTCCTGGCCTACAATGCGGCCGGCGGTTTTCGTGCGGCCGGTGCCAAGCGCGCCGACCAGCAGGTCAAGGTGATCGGCCTGCGCCGCCGCATTTCCGAGAACATGGCAGCGTCAAAGCGCAACATTCCGCACTTCTCCTATGTTGAGGAATGCGATGCGACCGCACTGGAAGAAATGCGCGCCCAGCTGAACTTGGCACGTGGCAACCGGCCCAAGCTAACCCTGCTGCCGCTGCTGATCACTGCGCTCTGCCGCGCGCTGCCTGATTTCCCGATGCTCAATGCCCGCTTCGATGATGAGGCTGGTGTCGTCACCCGCTTCGGTTCGGTGCATCTTGGGATGGCGACCCAGACCGATGGCGGGCTGATGGTCCCGGTGATCCGCGATGCGCAGGACATGAACCTGTGGCAGCTTGCAGCCGAGATTGCGCGCCTGGCCGAAGCCGCACGCAATGGTACGGCCAAGAGCGAGGAACTGTCCGGTTCGACCATCACGCTCACTTCGCTTGGCCCACTCGGCGGTGTCGCGCATACGCCGGTGATCAATCGTCCCGAAGTGGCGATCATCGGCCCGAACCGGATCATCGAGCGGCCGATGTTCGTACCCGACGGCATGGGCGGGGAACGCATCGAAAAGCGCAAGCTGATGAACCTGTCGATCAGCTGCGATCACCGCGTGGTCGATGGCTGGGATGCGGCCAGCTTTGTCCAGGCGATCAAGCGCCTGATCGAAAGCCCGGTACTGTTGCTGGCGGACTGA
- a CDS encoding MBL fold metallo-hydrolase: protein MSTKRKIGLGIAGLLVIVGLILLALRDRLAQRAFDTAIEQNVGVDRSAALPDGIHVYVCGSGSPMPDADRAGPCLAVLAGRQGFIFDAGAGSIRKLGRMGFPMDRLRGAYLTHLHSDHIDGLGELLLQAWIAGSRGTPLPVSGPAGTDQVIGGLIQAYKLDSGYRIAHHGPAVARPGGFGGTAQIIDLPEGQPSKVVYDQNGVKITVIRVIHDPVKPAFGYRLDYKGRSVAISGDTIYAPDFVNAARGADVMFHEALNPKMIGAMQAQLAKRGRADSAKIMGDIPGYHASPEDAARAAMEAGAKALVLYHMVPAPPAKLIERLFVGDAPKIYSGDLRLAHDGMIVSLPAGSQSVDYSEAF, encoded by the coding sequence GTGAGCACCAAGCGCAAGATCGGCCTCGGCATTGCCGGGCTGTTGGTGATTGTTGGGCTGATCCTGCTGGCATTGCGCGATCGCCTGGCGCAGCGGGCCTTCGATACAGCGATTGAACAGAATGTCGGCGTTGATCGCTCGGCCGCTCTCCCCGATGGAATACATGTCTATGTCTGCGGCTCAGGCTCTCCCATGCCCGATGCGGATCGCGCCGGGCCGTGCCTGGCCGTGCTGGCTGGCCGCCAGGGCTTCATCTTTGATGCCGGCGCGGGATCGATCCGCAAGCTCGGCCGGATGGGCTTCCCGATGGACCGCCTCCGGGGCGCCTACCTGACGCACCTTCATTCCGATCACATCGATGGCCTGGGTGAGCTCCTGCTCCAGGCCTGGATCGCCGGATCGCGCGGCACACCGCTGCCGGTCAGCGGGCCGGCCGGCACCGATCAGGTGATTGGCGGCCTGATCCAGGCCTACAAGCTCGACAGTGGCTACCGCATTGCTCACCACGGCCCCGCCGTCGCGCGGCCGGGCGGCTTTGGCGGCACGGCGCAGATCATTGACCTGCCGGAGGGTCAACCAAGCAAGGTGGTCTACGACCAGAACGGCGTGAAGATTACCGTGATCCGGGTGATCCACGATCCGGTGAAGCCCGCCTTCGGTTACCGGCTGGACTACAAGGGCCGCTCGGTGGCGATCAGCGGCGATACGATCTACGCGCCGGACTTCGTGAACGCGGCGAGGGGCGCGGATGTGATGTTCCATGAAGCCCTCAACCCCAAAATGATCGGCGCAATGCAAGCCCAGCTCGCCAAGCGCGGCCGGGCTGATTCAGCCAAGATAATGGGCGACATTCCGGGCTATCATGCCAGCCCGGAAGACGCGGCGCGTGCGGCCATGGAGGCCGGCGCAAAGGCGCTGGTGTTGTACCATATGGTCCCGGCCCCGCCGGCCAAGCTGATCGAACGGCTGTTTGTGGGCGATGCGCCAAAGATCTATTCGGGCGACCTGCGCCTGGCTCACGATGGCATGATCGTCAGCCTGCCAGCGGGCAGCCAGTCCGTGGACTATTCCGAAGCTTTCTAG
- a CDS encoding nucleotidyltransferase domain-containing protein, whose translation MTTRLALEATLAAIQPALAAAQQRWWILGSVAVALHGAELHEIRDVDVLLDPHDCPAVFARLGIAVQSGQGDGQFRSEVFQRWDQASLPVEMFAGFKLCEQGVWHELLPQSRMPVQAGAVTVYIPERDELIAMLQRFGRPKDLLRIAALSPSGQFPSRPGSA comes from the coding sequence GTGACCACCCGGCTTGCCCTGGAAGCGACACTGGCGGCGATCCAGCCGGCCCTGGCCGCTGCACAGCAGCGCTGGTGGATCCTGGGCAGCGTGGCAGTGGCGCTGCACGGTGCCGAGTTGCACGAGATCAGGGATGTTGATGTCTTGCTCGATCCGCACGATTGCCCGGCGGTGTTTGCGCGCCTGGGCATTGCGGTCCAGTCCGGACAGGGCGATGGCCAGTTCCGCTCAGAGGTCTTCCAGCGTTGGGATCAGGCCAGCCTGCCGGTCGAGATGTTTGCAGGCTTCAAGCTGTGCGAGCAAGGGGTGTGGCACGAACTGCTGCCGCAGAGCCGCATGCCCGTGCAGGCCGGCGCGGTTACCGTTTACATTCCGGAGCGCGATGAATTGATTGCCATGCTGCAGCGCTTTGGGCGGCCAAAGGATTTGCTGAGGATTGCGGCACTCAGCCCCAGCGGCCAGTTTCCATCCAGACCAGGAAGCGCCTGA
- a CDS encoding DUF2842 domain-containing protein → MRTEPTWRIPVGVLGLLTVLIVYGLLIARYIAPLITEWHALLQTPIYILLGVVWLLPLRRFLVWMETGRWG, encoded by the coding sequence ATGCGCACTGAACCGACCTGGCGAATTCCCGTAGGCGTACTTGGCTTGCTGACTGTGCTGATCGTCTATGGCCTGCTGATCGCGCGCTATATCGCCCCGCTGATAACCGAATGGCATGCGCTGCTGCAGACGCCGATCTACATCCTGCTCGGCGTTGTCTGGCTGTTGCCGCTCAGGCGCTTCCTGGTCTGGATGGAAACTGGCCGCTGGGGCTGA